ATGGGTAATAATGGGTTTTTGAATGCGCATTCCACGAGCAACAAGAGGAATTCTATCACTGCGAAGCTTACTAACGGAGTCTCTGAGTTCATGACTAAATTGAACACTACACAAAATCCTTCGCAGTTGCAGTCGTcgatcaacaagaacatctCCAATAGTTCCTTACATTCTTTGGAAGGTGGAGAGACAGAAAGCACAGCAACACTACAGAGGAGAAGCGACATCACCAGAAGCAGAACTACCAGTTTGCAAGTGATGGATAAATGGTTTAATAATATCGGAACCAGTTACGCTCAGCAACAGCGAACACCCTTATCTACAAACAATGAAGGTGACACAGACCTAACAGTACAATTGACCAGATTCCACCATGTCGACTTTGACAACTTGAGTGTCAAGGACTTGAGAGAACTCAAGGGCTACTACGACCAGATGTGCGAGTTGTTGGCAACGCACCAAGTGAATTCTAATGGAAGAGCAGATAAAGCggaactgaaaaattctgagAGAATGGGCTCGAGAAATGGGTCCGTCGATGGAATTTTCAAGAGCAATAATGGCAAACTCAATGATAAATCCAATGATGAGATTTCCAACGAAAGCAGCAGTCTTTAGGGACTTCAGAGTATAGATTTATACAATAATACAAGCATAGCATATGAGAGAAATTGAGACTATGGCACTATGATGTACTGGAGTCACTTTTATACAAATACtttgtttgaagaaatatgtTAACTAACTGAGTACGTTCTTAAATTTCCATCTTAAAATTGAGCTGCAAAGCTAAAGATGATTTGATAAAAATCGagattttcacgtgactagAATATCCTGCACACTCAACACATACACAAATATTTCTAGATATTTCCACAGAAGAATGACATCAGAATGGCATATCCATAAAAGGTCAACAGAACCCCAACATACTTTCAATCCTTTCGAACATTCATATAAAGAACATGGAATGCATATGACGCCGGAAATATCGAAGAAGCGGGCATCTGAGTCTGACGATATCTACTCCTACTCCAGTGGAAAAAGGATCAGACTAGATAACCTTTTTGACGGACTTTCTCTAGGTGGAGATAGACTGAGTCCAGAGCAGGAAAATAGCATTAGAGAAGATTTTGTCATCAATCCCAACGTGGAAACGTATTCCGTGTataaaaagaagatttcaaaaCCGAGAAGTAATACTTCGTCAGGAATCACCAGTGATTTCAGTAGCTATTTAGCAGAGAAACTAGTTGACCATTTCAACGAAGAGATGCTTCGCAACCTCCAGGTGATCCCCTGGTACGACTACAGATTCCTCGTGATCTATAGGTTTGAAAGATGGGCCGTCCGTCTTTTCAACCGCTTTCTCCgagaattcaacaaaagaaacaacCTCCGAATAGGGCCCATGCGTAATTACGATAAAATTCTCAAGCTTGTGgaagaacagaaaatcACGGCTAA
This Scheffersomyces stipitis CBS 6054 chromosome 3, complete sequence DNA region includes the following protein-coding sequences:
- a CDS encoding predicted protein — encoded protein: MHMTPEISKKRASESDDIYSYSSGKRIRLDNLFDGLSLGGDRSSPEQENSIREDFVINPNVETYSVYKKKISKPRSNTSSGITSDFSSYLAEKLVDHFNEEMLRNLQVIPWYDYRFLVIYRFERWAVRLFNRFLREFNKRNNLRIGPMRNYDKILKLVEEQKITANDLFNILDQMCHAEMAQIEKRKWYRSQKQDESHFVDEAEILKDTRYDYWDTLNIDRDSAMSENEGYRNDLTDSKVEELPLDEQDMEMEDWGDDIMADYGSYYGEYRDNNSEPMMA